In Benincasa hispida cultivar B227 unplaced genomic scaffold, ASM972705v1 Contig481, whole genome shotgun sequence, a single window of DNA contains:
- the LOC120069539 gene encoding NAC domain-containing protein 71-like encodes MGSGCLPPGFRFHPTDEELVGYYLKRKVEGLPIELEVIPVIDLYKFDPWELPEKSFLPKRDMEWFFFCPRDRKYPNGSRTNRATKAGYWKATGKDRKINCQSSVLGYRKTLVFYRGRAPLGDRMDWVMHEYRICDDFSHGTPNFKGAFALCRIVKKNEVAHKKDNQREPKGNVVGSNGASEDSTSTRLVVTNELPNSLEDNSSQTNFLAIESRLSYPMTTSYDVNPMSRYSTTIMETDPEKIWISPDLILDSSKDYPEIQGAMSICFPQYEYSSSTTPWQSYEHTEISPSSSYSNYTGDIELEDNLNQIGGCISAYSTHINHMQHSLNEQGFDLNNSQKYPNCF; translated from the exons ATGGGAAGTGGTTGTCTTCCACCAGGCTTTAGATTTCACCCAACAGATGAAGAATTGGTTGGTTATTATCTCAAAAGAAAAGTTGAAGGACTTCCAATTGAACTTGAAGTCATTCCTGTCATtgatttatataaatttgatcCTTGGGAACTCCCAG AGAAATCTTTCCTTCCAAAACGAGATATGGAGTGGTTTTTCTTTTGTCCACGGGATCGAAAATACCCGAATGGATCGAGAACTAATCGAGCTACTAAAGCTGGCTATTGGAAAGCTACTGGAAAAGATAGGAAGATCAACTGCCAATCTTCTGTATTGGGATACCGAAAGACACTCGTTTTTTATCGCGGTCGAGCGCCTTTGGGCGATCGAATGGATTGGGTTATGCATGAGTATCGAATTTGTGACGATTTCTCTCATGGAACTCCTAATTTTAag GGTGCTTTTGCTTTGTGTCGTATTGTGAAAAAGAATGAAGTAGCACATAAGAAGGACAATCAACGAGAACCAAAGGGGAATGTCGTTGGGAGCAATGGAGCTAGTGAAGATTCTACATCGACAAGACTAGTTGTTACAAATGAATTACCAAATAGTTTGGAAGACAATTCATCTCAAACCAATTTCCTCGCAATCGAGAGTCGTTTGTCCTACCCAATGACAACTTCATATGACGTGAATCCCATGTCTCGGTATAGCACGACGATTATGGAGACAGATCCTGAAAAAATATGGATCTCACCTGATCTGATTCTTGACTCATCCAAG GATTATCCTGAAATACAAGGAGCTATGTCTATATGCTTCCCTCAATACGAGTACTCGAGTTCAACGACACCGTGGCAGTCGTACGAGCACACAGAAATATCTCCAAGTTCATCGTACTCGAACTATACCGGCGACATTGAGCTTGAAGACAATCTCAATCAGATTGGAGGTTGCATATCAGCATATTCaacacatataaaccatatgcAACATAGCCTAAATGAACAAGGTTTTGACCTCAACAATTCACAAAAGTATCCAAATTGCTTCTGA